From a single Rutidosis leptorrhynchoides isolate AG116_Rl617_1_P2 chromosome 5, CSIRO_AGI_Rlap_v1, whole genome shotgun sequence genomic region:
- the LOC139848453 gene encoding uncharacterized protein: MENSTCGIKQQTHLASLIQEARLIIWDEAPMTQRFAFEALDKTLRDILGAKDDRNRSKIFGGMPVLLGGDFRQILPVIPKGKRQEIVHACINRSDLWQHCNLHTLSRIMRVNEYTPDGHLHTRKQKFNKWVIDIGEGKVPAIAKDGEDETTWIEIPEEFIISSKKTPIETIVDTIFPDFPVRQEDEDYLRERAILTPRNDDADEINKHMFKKLQGATMTYKSSDEICKGSTDNMEQQQTYPVEYLNTLNFPGVPPHKLKLKLGQPVMLLRNLCPRAGLCNGTRLILTDFQKFVLQARIITGSHMGKIVIIPRIVLTSAQTKWPFVMQRIQFPVKPCYAMTINKNQGQSLKYVGLYLPKPVFSHGQLYVAISRVTDPADLKIVMINDSDERLKGHIRNVVYRETFFNLKHDS, from the coding sequence ATGGAAAACAGCACATGCGGAATAAAACAACAAACCCACTTGGCATCACTTATTCAAGAAGCCCGTTTAATAATTTGGGATGAGGCGCCAATGACTCAAAGGTTCGCTTTCGAGGCCCTAGATAAAACTTTGCGAGACATTTTAGGGGCGAAGGATGACAGAAACAGATCAAAGATTTTCGGAGGTATGCCTGTCTTACTTGGGGGGGACTTTAGACAAATACTTCCAGTGATACCAAAGGGCAAAAGACAAGAAATAGTTCATGCATGCATTAACAGGTCCGATTTATGGCAACATTGTAACCTGCACACACTATCCCGCATTATGCGGGTGAACGAATACACTCCAGATGGACATCTTCATACACGAAAACAAAAGTTCAATAAATGGGTAATAGATATAGGTGAAGGTAAAGTTCCTGCAATTGCTAAAGATGGGGAAGATGAGACAACATGGATAGAAATTCCCGAAGAATTCATTATATCTTCCAAAAAAACCCCGATTGAAACAATCGTTGACACAATATTTCCAGATTTCCCCGTGAGACAGGAAGATGAAGATTACTTGCGAGAGAGGGCTATTTTGACACCAAGAAATGACGATGCGGATGAGATTAATAAACATATGTTCAAAAAATTACAAGGAGCAACAATGACATACAAAAGCTCTGATGAGATTTGCAAGGGATCAACCGACAACATGGAACAACAACAAACATATCCCGTGGAATACTTAAATACATTAAACTTCCCAGGTGTTCCTCCTCACAAACTAAAGCTAAAATTAGGTCAACCAGTTATGTTGTTACGAAATCTATGCCCAAGAGCAGGGCTGTGTAACGGAACACGTCTGATCCTAACAGATTTCCAAAAGTTTGTTCTTCAAGCCCGGATTATAACAGGCTCGCATATGGGAAAAATAGTCATCATTCCACGGATTGTTCTTACGTCGGCCCAAACAAAATGGCCCTTTGTCATGCAACGAATCCAATTCCCAGTTAAGCCCTGTTATGCAATGACAATAAACAAAAACCAGGGACAATCTTTAAAATATGTCGGTCTTTACCTACCGAAACCAGTTTTTAGCCATGGTCAACTATATGTTGCCATATCACGAGTAACCGACCCAGCTGATTTAAAAATAGTCATGATAAATGATAGCGACGAACGTTTAAAGGGCCACATACGAAATGTTGTGTACAGGGAAACTTTCTTCAACTTGAAACATGATTCATAG